The Pan troglodytes isolate AG18354 chromosome 15, NHGRI_mPanTro3-v2.0_pri, whole genome shotgun sequence genomic sequence ggtttctgcaaaattcgcaacactcccaatcctccaccgacctggTAGACCTGACGTAACTTCGACTGGCACAAACcaacagacagtgggaaagaaacacacagagactgagaggcagagagagaagagagaatgggagacacacacacagacacctgcacacacaaacacacacacacaaacacacacatagagtcatacagcagaggagagtaGCCCAGGGGCATGCAGATCGACTTCTggtcgagatcacggagggcgccacgagttttggggagactcaccccaaccaacaccgtccgtgaaggcctgaggctggtatcccgtgctgcttccccagtctccgcctggggtttcatcatgatggtcggccctttgcgactcctggcatccggagacgttcccttcgaccccgtggagaggtgaggccttagcctcagagcctagACACCCAAGTACTGCCACTGAGGGcccctgctctgccaagcctcggggcctggtttctaagacaaccgtgggaaccactgttaCCGGAGAAAACGCTCGCGCcacgcgcatgcgcattggctgagcccaTTCGTGCTCCAGTCCTGACAGATAGCCTCTGTCCCCTTTAAGtaccgccaccgccgcgcggcggtggctggatcctgggtcctgtttggggcggcgtgggagaggggcccgtgggtgtctcgtcctgtccaaggcccaaacccccaggggtcctgtcctaaggagctgcttgagcccacttccaccgagggaaggggagcttcaggacgcctgctgtgttctccagactcccattgagatccgattttggccctctccgagtgagacaggatgggctcaccacatctggtgaggccggcagggcctggctgcagcacagaatgatcccataggtctcaaggcctagtgtcagctgcaaattcactcatccatcagccctctgcctccctcctcctttgaaagagcagtggcctgcccggcttgtaaaagccctggggttccggaaagccgaccgcgctttccaggacacctgcaatgaggaacacaggcgaatcccagggggagaccatgtgaccacgcgtggcactggccaatcccacagcagttggtgttaatgtttgtcaccggaggcatacggggcgattgcgaaacaaagggtggtgtccaggtatgtgccggtggaagggttaaacggctgacaTTTCCATCagtgccaaggaaaatcaaagaacacctgggacccgggggttgggggggccgcctgtgcctgacccaagccacgttttcaaatgcctaccagaggagcaaagaggtttctgcaaaattcgcaacacccccaatcctccactgacctggtagccctgacgcaacttcggctgccacaaacccacagacagtgggaaagaaacacacagagactgagaggcagagagagaagagagaatgtgagacactcacacagacacctacacacacacacacacacacacacacacacacacacacacagagtcatacagcagaggagagcagcccaggggcacgcaggccgactggtcatcgagatcacggacggcggcacgaatttggggagactcaccccaatcaacaccgtccgtgcaggcgtGAGGCtagtatcccgtgctgcttcccccgtctccgcctggggtttcatcatcatggtcggccctttgcgactcctggcatccggagacgttcccttcgaccccgtggagaggtgaggccttagtcccagagcctcgaaacccaagcactgccacggagggctcctgctctgccaagcctcggggcctgctttctaagacaaccgtgagaaccactgtgacgggagaaaccgttcgcgcctcgcgcatgcgcattggctgagccgattcgcgctccactcctgacagataggctgcgtcccctttaaatatcgccaccgccgcgcggcggccgtgatgctcctgctgccgccgcggcggcggctggatcctgggtcctgtttggggcggcgtgggagagggggccgcgggtgtctcgtcctgtcccaggcccaaactcccaggggtcctgtcctcagaagctgcttgagcccacttccaccaagggtgggggagcttcaggacgcctgctgtgttctccggactcccgttgagatccgatttggGCCCTCTTcaagtgagacaggatgggctcaccacatctggtcaggccggcagggcctggctgcagcacagaatgatcccataggtctcaaggcctagtgtcagctgcaaattcactcatccatcagccctctgcctccctcctcctttgaaagagcagtggcctgcccggcttgtaaaagccctggggttccggaaagccgaccgcgctttccaggacacctgcaatgaggaacacaggcgaatccaagggggagaccatgtgaccacgcatggcactggccaatcccacagcagttggtgttaatgtgtgtcaccggaggcatacggggcgattgcgaaacaaagggtggtgtccaggtatgtgaaggtggaagggttaaacggctgacctttccatcaatgccaaggaaaatcaaagaacacctgggacccaggggttgggggggccgcctgtgcctgacccaagccacgtttccaaatgcctaccagaggagcaaagatcgttctgcaaaattcgcaacacccccatcCTCGattgacctggtagccctgacgcaacttcggctggcacaaacccacagacagtgggaaagaaacacacagagactgagaggcagagagagaagagaaaatgggagacacacacacagacacacacacacacgcagagtcatgcagcagaggcattgaaacacacacccctAGGCACCCCATGAGTCTGCGGAGTTCTGCTCTGGAAGAGAaagaccctcgggtgagagagcagcccaggggca encodes the following:
- the LOC134808429 gene encoding uncharacterized protein LOC134808429; the encoded protein is MMMKPQAETGEAARDTSLTPARTVLIGDPGSSHRRAAVAVLKGDRGYLSGLEHEWAQPMRMRVARAFSPVTVVPTVVLETRPRGLAEQGPSVAVLGCLGSEAKASPLHGVEGNVSGCQESQRADHHDETPGGDWGSSTGYQPQAFTDGVGWGTIIDAKTTQPTSMDCAEGRAANLPCNHSTISGNEYVYWYRQIHSQGPQYIIHGLKNNETNEMASLIITEDRKSSTLILPHATLRDTAVYYFIVRVAHWDRWGCTCAISPWWQVRRRNQSPVGDPA